A genomic segment from Frateuria edaphi encodes:
- a CDS encoding M20 family metallopeptidase, which yields MDTARLSGFIGGLWDDEIVPQLVEYIRIPNKSPMFDAKWVEHGYMDQAVALLERWARGKLASLKGATLEVVRLPGRTPLIYIDVPATLADCQDTVVLYGHLDKQPEMTGWAEGLGPWTPVIKGDKLYGRGGADDGYAMFGSLSALLALAEQGVPHARCVIMIEACEESGSYDLPHYVDHLSARIGHPSLVVCLDSGCGNYDQLWLTTSLRGMTGGELTVQVLEEGVHSGDASGVVPSSFRILREILSRLEDPATGRIKPEELYVEVPPQRIEQARRSTEVLGEAVYDKFPFVEGMQPVTKDLVELVLNRTWRPQLAVTGVGGMPALESAGNVLRPFTAVKLSLRVPPTLNGAKAGKFLKELLEKDPPYGAKVTFKLEKDGSGWNAPQLSAWLEKAVAEASEHYFGAPAAYMGEGGSIPFMGMLGEKFPQAQFLITGVLGPHSNAHGPNEFLHIPTGKKVSMVVAEVVARHGEQARKG from the coding sequence ATGGATACCGCACGCCTGTCCGGCTTCATCGGTGGTTTGTGGGACGACGAGATCGTGCCGCAGCTTGTCGAGTACATCCGCATCCCCAACAAGTCGCCGATGTTCGACGCCAAATGGGTCGAGCACGGCTACATGGACCAGGCGGTGGCCCTGCTGGAGCGCTGGGCGCGCGGCAAGCTGGCCTCGCTCAAGGGCGCCACGCTCGAAGTGGTGCGGTTGCCGGGGCGCACGCCGCTGATCTACATCGACGTACCGGCCACGCTGGCCGATTGCCAGGACACCGTGGTGCTCTACGGCCACCTCGACAAGCAACCGGAAATGACCGGGTGGGCCGAGGGCCTGGGCCCGTGGACGCCGGTGATCAAGGGCGACAAGCTCTACGGCCGCGGCGGTGCCGACGACGGCTATGCGATGTTCGGTTCGCTGTCGGCGCTGCTGGCGCTGGCCGAGCAGGGCGTGCCGCACGCGCGCTGCGTGATCATGATCGAGGCGTGCGAGGAATCGGGCAGCTACGACCTGCCCCATTACGTGGACCACCTGTCCGCGCGCATCGGCCATCCTTCGCTGGTGGTCTGCCTGGATTCGGGCTGCGGCAACTACGACCAGCTATGGCTGACCACCTCGCTGCGCGGCATGACCGGCGGCGAGCTGACCGTGCAGGTGCTGGAGGAGGGCGTGCACTCGGGCGACGCTTCGGGCGTGGTGCCCTCGAGCTTCCGCATCCTGCGCGAGATCCTCTCGCGGCTGGAAGATCCGGCCACCGGCAGGATCAAGCCGGAAGAGCTCTACGTGGAGGTCCCGCCGCAGCGCATCGAGCAGGCACGCCGATCCACCGAGGTTCTGGGCGAGGCGGTGTACGACAAGTTCCCGTTCGTCGAGGGCATGCAGCCGGTGACCAAGGATCTGGTCGAGCTGGTGCTCAACCGCACCTGGCGTCCGCAGCTGGCGGTGACCGGCGTGGGCGGCATGCCCGCGCTGGAGAGCGCGGGCAACGTGTTGCGCCCGTTCACCGCGGTCAAGCTCAGCCTGCGCGTGCCGCCGACGCTCAACGGCGCCAAGGCCGGCAAGTTCCTCAAGGAGCTGCTGGAGAAGGATCCGCCCTACGGCGCCAAGGTCACTTTCAAGCTGGAGAAGGACGGCAGCGGCTGGAACGCGCCGCAGCTGTCGGCGTGGCTCGAAAAGGCGGTGGCCGAGGCTTCCGAGCACTATTTCGGCGCCCCCGCCGCATACATGGGCGAGGGCGGCTCCATTCCGTTCATGGGCATGCTGGGCGAGAAGTTCCCGCAGGCGCAGTTCCTGATCACCGGCGTGCTGGGCCCGCATTCCAATGCGCACGGCCCGAACGAGTTCCTGCACATCCCCACCGGCAAGAAGGTGAGCATGGTGGTGGCCGAGGTCGTCGCCCGCCACGGCGAGCAGGCCCGCAAGGGCTGA
- the motA gene encoding flagellar motor stator protein MotA has protein sequence MLVLVGTLVVIGCVLGGYVMSHGQLLALWQPYELLIIFGGAIGAFLTANSSKVVKAALSEAAALVKGPNYKKQDYVDLLALLYDIFGVMRKEGVLGMESHIEDPQSSAVFSAYPRLLREHHLVEFITDCLRLIVGGSMEPHELEALLDAEVENHHHEAEAPAQAVAKMADALPGFGIVAAVLGIVTTMSNLGGDTSRIGEHIAGALVGTFLGILLCYGFIGPVAAAMESRVREDGKAFECVKVALMANLRGYNPKVSVEFARKALSAHSRPNFQDLEDHLKGARAGAGA, from the coding sequence ATGCTGGTTCTGGTTGGAACGTTGGTCGTCATCGGCTGCGTGCTCGGCGGCTATGTCATGTCGCATGGACAGCTGCTGGCGCTGTGGCAACCCTACGAGCTGCTGATCATCTTCGGGGGCGCGATCGGCGCTTTCCTGACGGCCAATTCCAGCAAGGTCGTCAAGGCGGCTCTGAGCGAGGCGGCGGCCCTGGTGAAGGGTCCCAACTACAAGAAGCAGGACTACGTCGACCTGCTGGCGTTGCTGTATGACATCTTCGGCGTCATGCGCAAGGAAGGCGTGCTCGGGATGGAGTCGCACATCGAGGACCCGCAGTCGAGCGCGGTGTTCTCGGCCTACCCGCGGCTGCTTCGCGAGCACCACCTGGTCGAGTTCATCACCGACTGCCTGCGCCTGATCGTGGGCGGCAGCATGGAGCCGCACGAGCTGGAAGCCTTGCTGGACGCCGAGGTCGAGAACCACCATCACGAGGCGGAGGCGCCGGCGCAGGCAGTGGCCAAGATGGCGGACGCTTTGCCGGGCTTTGGCATCGTCGCGGCGGTGCTGGGTATCGTCACCACCATGTCCAACCTGGGCGGGGATACCTCGCGTATCGGCGAGCACATTGCCGGCGCGCTGGTCGGTACCTTCCTGGGCATCCTGCTGTGCTACGGCTTCATCGGGCCGGTCGCGGCGGCGATGGAAAGCCGCGTGCGCGAGGACGGCAAGGCTTTCGAGTGCGTCAAGGTGGCGCTGATGGCCAATCTGCGCGGCTACAACCCGAAAGTATCGGTGGAGTTCGCGCGCAAGGCGCTGTCGGCGCACTCGCGCCCCAATTTCCAGGATCTCGAGGACCACCTCAAGGGCGCCCGCGCCGGAGCCGGCGCATGA
- a CDS encoding ComEA family DNA-binding protein, with protein sequence MQSKFRQLLVALAVAASFALPAFAATPVNVNKADATTIAKSLDGIGQSKAQAIVAWRQAHGPFKRVEDLAQVKGIGKGTLERNHDAIRFSGDLPPPKSTPAKKSVHHKAKAGAKG encoded by the coding sequence ATGCAGTCGAAGTTCCGCCAGCTGCTCGTCGCACTCGCCGTCGCGGCCTCGTTCGCGCTGCCGGCGTTCGCCGCCACGCCGGTAAACGTCAACAAGGCCGATGCCACAACCATCGCCAAGTCGCTGGATGGCATCGGCCAGTCCAAGGCGCAGGCAATCGTCGCCTGGCGCCAGGCGCACGGTCCGTTCAAGCGCGTGGAAGACCTTGCCCAGGTCAAGGGCATCGGCAAGGGCACACTCGAGCGCAACCACGACGCCATCCGCTTCAGTGGCGACTTGCCGCCGCCGAAGTCGACCCCGGCGAAGAAGAGCGTGCACCACAAGGCCAAGGCAGGCGCCAAGGGCTGA
- the secF gene encoding protein translocase subunit SecF, translated as MEIFNHNSNVPFLHWRKISIVIAALLMIASVGLLLTRGLNYGLDFTGGISVEVKYDRTIDIGDVRTALDEAGIENPVVQSLGGSRQVLIRLQPKADGKDGAAGPGESASARADKVAASVMAALKKERPDAVESSHSFVSPQVGDELKSDGSIAAIFVIIGIGVYLWIRFERRFAIAALLTEVHDTLVTLGVISLVQREFDLTVLASVLAVIGYSINDKVVVFDRIRELFRLSRKAEPEEILNRSINTTLSRTIITSLFTGITMAALYFIGGPQVHGFAITMLIGIVVGTLSSIFVASPILLWLGVSKKDLMPQTKDNPELARRP; from the coding sequence ATGGAAATCTTCAACCACAACAGCAACGTCCCGTTCCTGCACTGGCGCAAGATCAGCATCGTCATCGCGGCGCTGCTGATGATCGCCTCGGTGGGCCTGCTGCTCACCCGCGGCCTCAACTACGGCCTGGATTTCACCGGCGGCATCTCGGTCGAGGTCAAGTACGACCGCACGATCGACATCGGCGATGTGCGCACGGCGCTGGACGAGGCCGGCATCGAAAACCCGGTCGTGCAGAGCCTGGGTGGTTCGCGCCAGGTGCTGATCCGCCTGCAGCCCAAGGCTGACGGCAAGGACGGCGCGGCGGGCCCTGGCGAGAGCGCCTCGGCGCGTGCGGACAAGGTCGCCGCCAGCGTGATGGCCGCGCTCAAGAAGGAGCGCCCCGACGCGGTGGAAAGCAGCCACAGCTTCGTCAGCCCGCAGGTCGGCGACGAGCTCAAGAGCGACGGCTCGATCGCGGCGATCTTCGTGATCATCGGCATCGGCGTGTACCTGTGGATCCGCTTCGAGCGCCGCTTCGCGATCGCCGCGCTACTGACCGAAGTGCACGACACGCTGGTGACCCTAGGGGTGATCTCGCTGGTGCAGCGCGAGTTCGACCTGACGGTGCTGGCCTCGGTGCTGGCGGTGATCGGCTACTCGATCAACGACAAGGTGGTGGTGTTCGACCGCATTCGCGAGCTGTTCCGGCTCTCGCGCAAGGCCGAACCGGAGGAGATCCTCAACCGGTCGATCAACACCACGCTGTCGCGAACCATCATCACCTCGTTGTTCACCGGCATCACGATGGCCGCGCTTTACTTCATCGGCGGTCCCCAGGTGCACGGCTTCGCCATCACCATGCTGATCGGCATCGTGGTCGGTACGCTGTCCTCGATCTTCGTGGCCAGCCCGATCCTGCTGTGGCTGGGCGTGTCCAAGAAGGACCTGATGCCGCAGACCAAGGACAACCCGGAGCTCGCCCGGCGGCCTTGA
- a CDS encoding SET domain-containing protein-lysine N-methyltransferase, which translates to MILPRYRIAASTIGGAGKGLFLEEDVAAGRIVTAPDAIDRTWSAADLAARPEMAYASARWFEDRYTLSPDWPDECYINHSFEPTGLWHLGFVFAWADLPAGTELTVDYRHLLPPGQAEDFIDTATGEKIVGYDWAESLASSTRALSRLLK; encoded by the coding sequence ATGATCCTTCCGCGCTATCGCATTGCCGCTTCCACCATCGGCGGCGCCGGCAAGGGCCTGTTCCTTGAAGAGGACGTGGCCGCGGGGCGCATCGTCACCGCACCGGATGCGATCGACCGCACATGGAGTGCCGCCGATCTGGCCGCTCGGCCGGAGATGGCCTACGCCAGCGCGCGCTGGTTCGAGGACCGCTATACGTTGTCGCCCGATTGGCCGGACGAGTGCTACATCAACCACAGTTTCGAGCCCACCGGCCTGTGGCACCTGGGCTTCGTGTTCGCATGGGCCGACCTGCCCGCCGGCACCGAGCTCACCGTGGACTACCGCCATTTGCTGCCACCAGGCCAGGCGGAGGACTTTATCGACACGGCCACCGGTGAGAAGATCGTCGGGTACGACTGGGCCGAGAGCCTGGCCTCAAGTACACGTGCGCTGAGCCGATTGCTCAAGTAA
- the motB gene encoding flagellar motor protein MotB, whose amino-acid sequence MSEGGGPPIIIKRVRKQAHGHHGGAWKVAYADFVTAMMAFFLVMWILGAGTREQKAAISEYFRNPSMTPGNATVAPPGRMGPGGASDAAVQLGGAMDLSHGPGKDRHNGPSAPVSKEALEKRAREQEKARLQELMQQLHAAIQNSQALAPFKDQLLLDITSEGLRIQIVDKLNRPMFDLGSAQLKDYTRAILGELGTFINRVPNRISITGHTDDAPYANERDYSNWELSTDRANAARRALLAGGMTKGKTARVVGLAASVPLDKAHPDNPINRRISIIVMTKEAEAAALSQDVVDTRPTQDSPTASVQAPPAPATDAIRVSAHPEVTMPSGASLPAAPVAATALPVPPTLRPAGR is encoded by the coding sequence ATGAGCGAAGGAGGCGGCCCGCCCATCATCATCAAACGGGTGAGGAAACAGGCGCACGGCCACCATGGTGGCGCCTGGAAGGTGGCCTACGCCGACTTCGTCACGGCGATGATGGCGTTCTTCCTGGTGATGTGGATCCTGGGCGCCGGCACGCGCGAGCAGAAGGCGGCGATCTCCGAATACTTCCGCAATCCCAGCATGACGCCGGGCAACGCCACCGTTGCGCCGCCAGGGCGCATGGGCCCCGGCGGCGCCAGCGACGCGGCGGTACAACTGGGCGGGGCGATGGATCTCTCGCACGGGCCCGGCAAGGATCGCCACAATGGTCCGTCCGCGCCGGTATCCAAGGAGGCGCTCGAAAAGCGCGCGCGCGAACAGGAAAAAGCGCGGCTGCAGGAGCTGATGCAGCAGTTGCATGCCGCGATCCAGAACAGCCAGGCGCTGGCGCCATTCAAGGACCAGCTGCTGCTGGACATCACCTCCGAAGGGCTGCGCATCCAGATCGTGGACAAGCTCAACCGGCCGATGTTCGACCTGGGCAGCGCGCAGTTGAAGGATTACACCCGCGCCATCCTGGGTGAACTCGGCACCTTCATCAATCGCGTGCCCAACCGCATCAGCATCACCGGACACACCGATGACGCGCCGTACGCCAACGAGCGCGACTACAGCAATTGGGAGCTTTCCACCGACCGCGCCAACGCGGCCAGGCGCGCGTTGCTCGCAGGCGGCATGACCAAGGGCAAGACCGCGCGTGTGGTCGGCCTGGCGGCTTCGGTGCCGCTGGACAAGGCGCACCCGGACAACCCGATCAACCGGCGGATCAGCATCATCGTGATGACCAAGGAAGCCGAAGCGGCGGCCTTGTCGCAGGATGTGGTCGACACCCGCCCCACGCAGGACTCACCAACCGCTTCGGTGCAGGCGCCGCCCGCGCCGGCGACCGATGCGATACGTGTTTCCGCGCATCCCGAGGTCACCATGCCCAGCGGCGCCTCCCTGCCGGCTGCGCCGGTCGCTGCCACGGCGTTGCCGGTGCCGCCCACGCTGCGTCCTGCTGGCCGCTAG
- a CDS encoding GNAT family N-acetyltransferase, giving the protein MSDIPTLETPRLRLTALAARHFDDYALMLADPDSTRWIGDGQPLDRTSAWRSLAMLLGHWELRGCGMWALELKDTGQFIGRAGLMYPEGWPDLELGWMLKPEFRHRGYATEAGQAILEFAWNQLHAVRVISLVRIGNEASDRVAERLGGEHIEDMDFYGSPNHVFAYYPPYRESRRAWA; this is encoded by the coding sequence ATGTCCGATATTCCCACCCTCGAAACGCCGCGCCTGCGCCTGACCGCGCTGGCTGCGCGCCACTTCGACGACTACGCCCTCATGCTCGCCGACCCGGACAGCACCCGCTGGATCGGCGATGGCCAGCCGCTGGACCGTACCAGCGCCTGGCGCTCGCTCGCCATGCTGCTGGGACACTGGGAATTGCGCGGCTGCGGCATGTGGGCGCTGGAGCTCAAGGACACGGGGCAGTTCATCGGCCGTGCTGGCCTGATGTATCCGGAAGGCTGGCCCGACCTGGAACTGGGCTGGATGCTCAAGCCCGAATTCCGCCACCGGGGCTATGCCACCGAGGCCGGCCAGGCCATCCTCGAGTTCGCCTGGAACCAGTTGCACGCGGTCCGCGTGATCAGCCTGGTGCGCATCGGCAACGAGGCCTCCGACCGGGTGGCCGAGCGGCTGGGCGGCGAGCACATCGAGGACATGGACTTCTACGGCAGCCCGAACCACGTGTTCGCGTATTACCCGCCCTATCGCGAGTCGCGGCGGGCCTGGGCCTAG
- the secD gene encoding protein translocase subunit SecD: MSDFPRWKYALVALVLLFGIVYALPNAFPPVPSVQVLATHGAPLDASVKQKVADALTAQKVSYSGLAIEGDHLVADFPNADVQAKAADVVKGALGDNYTVALNLASTVPGWLRAIHANSMPLGLDLQGGVHFLMAVDQNAVVDKQEERYADDIRSLLREKNIRYESVARNAQRGQGIGVVLRSAADRSAATDAITTEYPDLLVQDGASTGDRFLLTASVKSEKLRELALATIRQNTATLRNRINALGVSEPLIQQQGEDQIVVELAGVQNPAEAKKVIGAIATLEYRAGIGYPGDPRAVEAARTGNVPPDANLYYQRGTNQPVLVSKRIIATGDELVDASSGVDQQSGTPKVDVTLSASGAKKMLDFTSSSVGKPMAVVYVETVYDTKIVDGKEVHIPHTTQEVISDATIQGVFGKQFQTTGLNSPKEASELALLLKGGSLAAPMNIASQSVIGPSMGQDNIEKGLRAVLLGLGLVLLAAAIYYHLFGLVADIALFFNLVILVAVMSMIGVTLTMPGIAGIVLTLGMAIDANVLICERVREELRNGSSPHAAIRAGYDKAWSTILDANVTHLIAALALTTMGSGPIKGFGVTLLIGILTSMFTSVTVTHAITALIHGNRKLKTLSV; this comes from the coding sequence ATGAGTGACTTTCCACGCTGGAAATACGCGCTGGTCGCGTTGGTATTGCTGTTCGGCATCGTCTACGCGCTACCCAACGCCTTCCCGCCGGTACCCTCGGTGCAGGTGCTCGCCACCCATGGCGCGCCGCTCGATGCCTCGGTCAAGCAGAAGGTCGCCGACGCGCTGACCGCGCAGAAGGTGTCCTACAGCGGGCTGGCGATCGAGGGCGACCACCTGGTGGCCGACTTCCCCAACGCCGACGTACAGGCCAAGGCGGCCGACGTGGTCAAGGGCGCGCTGGGCGACAACTACACCGTGGCGCTCAACCTCGCCTCGACCGTGCCCGGCTGGCTGCGCGCGATCCATGCCAACTCGATGCCGCTGGGCCTGGACCTGCAGGGCGGCGTGCACTTCCTGATGGCGGTGGACCAGAACGCCGTCGTCGACAAGCAGGAAGAGCGCTATGCCGACGACATCCGCAGCCTGCTGCGCGAGAAGAACATCCGCTACGAGTCGGTCGCCCGCAACGCCCAGCGCGGCCAGGGCATCGGCGTGGTGCTGCGCTCCGCTGCCGACCGCAGCGCCGCCACCGATGCGATCACCACCGAGTATCCCGACCTGCTGGTGCAGGATGGCGCCAGCACCGGCGACCGCTTCCTGCTGACCGCCTCGGTCAAGTCCGAGAAGCTGCGCGAGTTGGCGCTGGCCACCATCCGCCAGAACACCGCCACGCTGCGCAACCGCATCAACGCGCTGGGCGTGTCCGAGCCGCTGATCCAGCAGCAGGGCGAGGACCAGATCGTGGTCGAGCTGGCCGGCGTGCAGAATCCGGCCGAGGCAAAGAAGGTGATCGGCGCGATCGCCACACTTGAATACCGTGCCGGCATCGGCTACCCCGGTGACCCGCGTGCCGTCGAGGCCGCGCGCACCGGCAACGTCCCGCCGGATGCCAATCTCTACTACCAGCGTGGCACCAACCAGCCGGTGCTGGTCAGCAAGCGCATCATCGCCACCGGCGACGAACTGGTGGACGCATCCTCCGGTGTCGACCAGCAAAGCGGCACGCCCAAGGTGGACGTGACCCTGAGCGCCTCGGGCGCCAAGAAGATGCTCGACTTCACCAGCTCCAGCGTCGGCAAGCCGATGGCGGTGGTGTACGTGGAGACCGTCTACGACACCAAGATCGTCGACGGCAAGGAAGTGCACATTCCGCACACTACCCAGGAAGTCATCAGCGACGCGACGATCCAGGGCGTGTTCGGCAAGCAGTTCCAGACCACGGGTCTGAACAGTCCGAAGGAAGCCTCCGAGCTGGCGTTGCTGCTCAAGGGCGGCTCGCTGGCCGCGCCGATGAACATCGCCTCGCAGTCGGTGATCGGCCCGAGCATGGGCCAGGACAACATCGAGAAGGGCCTGCGCGCGGTGCTGCTGGGCCTGGGCCTGGTGCTGCTGGCCGCGGCGATCTACTACCACCTGTTCGGCCTGGTCGCCGATATCGCGCTGTTCTTCAACCTGGTGATCCTGGTCGCCGTGATGTCGATGATCGGCGTGACCCTGACCATGCCGGGCATCGCCGGCATCGTGCTGACGCTCGGCATGGCGATCGACGCCAACGTGCTGATCTGCGAACGCGTGCGCGAGGAACTGCGCAATGGCTCCAGCCCGCACGCGGCCATCCGCGCCGGCTACGACAAGGCCTGGTCGACCATCCTGGACGCCAACGTCACCCACCTGATCGCGGCGCTGGCGCTCACCACCATGGGCTCGGGCCCGATCAAGGGCTTCGGCGTGACGCTGCTGATCGGCATCCTGACCTCGATGTTCACCTCGGTCACCGTGACCCACGCGATCACCGCGTTGATCCACGGCAACCGCAAGCTCAAGACGCTGTCGGTGTAG